The Thiomicrorhabdus lithotrophica DNA segment TGGCGAAATGAGCTCCAAGGTAACCACCAATCAGAGAACCTAAAATTAATGCTGGCAACCAACTCCACTCAATATTGCCTAAAATCCCAAGCGTAATGGCACCTGATCCATTCCAAAAAATCCCCACTAAGATCAACGTATAGGCTACCGCAGCTTTATAATCTAGACCAAACCAACGTACTAGCCATAAAGTAACAAACAGCCCTGTACCTGATGTTAAAGAGCCATTTAAGGCACCAATAAAAAACAATACCAAACCACCCATTACCAGGCCTGGTAAATCTCTATTTCGTTCAGATAAAACCTGTCCTAGCTCTGGTTTAAACCAAGAATACAAACCGAGTCCTAAAGTTAATATTCCAAGTAACCCCTGAGAAATTCTGTCATCTATCTGCAAAATAATACTGGCACCCAAAACCACGCCAGGTAAACCTGTAGCCAAAATAAATATTGAAAACTTTAAATTGAATTCTGAAGAGCGCAAATGCCTAGCTGTCGCACCTAAACCCAAAAATACACTGGCTACTTTATGGGTCGCTAAGGCAACACCAAATGGCAAACCCAGAAAAAGAAGTGCTGGTAGTTGTAAAAGCCCCGCTCCGCCCC contains these protein-coding regions:
- a CDS encoding sulfite exporter TauE/SafE family protein, with the translated sequence MDIFEQLTLFVISLIANLFSALAGGGAGLLQLPALLFLGLPFGVALATHKVASVFLGLGATARHLRSSEFNLKFSIFILATGLPGVVLGASIILQIDDRISQGLLGILTLGLGLYSWFKPELGQVLSERNRDLPGLVMGGLVLFFIGALNGSLTSGTGLFVTLWLVRWFGLDYKAAVAYTLILVGIFWNGSGAITLGILGNIEWSWLPALILGSLIGGYLGAHFAIVKGNKLVKRSFEVITILVGVSLIIKSLA